ACGGTCGGACAATCGGGATACACCGCTATCAGACGTTTGGCAATGGTGGCAGCCTCCACATGATCAGCCGCATAGGCCAGCAAGACGCCGAGGATCTGCAGTGTTTCACGATGCAGCGCCATAAAGGGCATATCACTGACCAACAGGACCCCCAGCATCCGGCCGCTGCTGGTACGAAGCGGTGCCGCCACCAGATAGCTGCTGTGTTGACCATCACCAAGCCGGCTGGCCGCCTGATATGCGGTGGTGCCCGACTCCAGGGCAGATCGCAACAGCAGGTCATCCGGCCGGTAGGAGGCCCCCTGGCCGCACTGCGCCAGCGGCACAGGATCAGGCACGCCCCGGCGTACGGCATAGATGGCCGCACTTGAGAGTGAGCAGTAGTGGGCCAGAATCACCATCAGCTCACCGGCCAGCTCATTGCTGACCTCCCCGCCTCTCTCAACCAACAGCCGGCGCAGCTCCATCATGGCCTGCCGCAGAGTGACCGGACGGCTGACCAGGTTCTGCTCAAGCCGGTCATGGGAATGGCGGACCATGAAATACGCCCGTGAGAGTTGTTGAAAACGCTCGGAGGCATGACGGGAAAGCTGGTCAGAGCGCCTGAGACGGGTTGTCCAGACAGAACTGAATTGACCGGCAATCAGTGACAGCAAGGCTCCGCCAAGCATGAAATGCAACGGGAACGCCCCCTTGAGCAGGCCTGCCAGCGACAACGCAAACCAGAGCACTGCCAGGAACGAGACCGAGCTGAGTGCCGGGGCAATGCCGTAACGCAGGGCCACCAGCAAAGGACCAAACCAGAGCCAGGGAAACGCTGACTGCACAAAAAAAGGATCATCCTTGCTCAGCAGACAGCCCAGCAGCGGCACCAGCAGGGTCAGCACCAGGGTCTCCAGCCACTGTGACAGCTGGGGAAAACGTGAGGTTATGCCGTTCAGCACGGACATGCTAGCGCAACTCAATCGTCGTGATCAGGTTCTCCAACACCTGCTGCGCAACAGCACTGACCGCCTCGCGGCTCCAGCCGCTTTTCCCCGAACTGCCGCTCCAGAGCACTTTGTCATCACGCAGGTCAACCAGTTGCAGGGTCATACCGGCCACCGGCTCACCGTCGAGTCCGACCTTGTAACGCCACTCCGTCACTGTCCCTTGCAGGGCATAGCGAATATTTTGTTTTTTGGCCCAGGCAATCCCCTCCTGCCGCCGCTTCAGCCCCCGGTCCGGCAGTGCCTCGGCATCCGCCACCGGGTCCTGGGGGGCCGTTACCACTCGTTGGACTCCACGGGCGTATAACAGCGCGGTACTGATCGCCTCAGCCCGCTCTGCGGCAAAGGGGGTCTCCGTATTGTTCACAAACGGGATGACCGCCCAGGTTTCCGCCTGCGGCACTGCCTCCCGCATCCCCTGATGCAGGGTAGTACAACCGGCCAGCATCACTAGTCCCACCAGAACAGGCACGACACGTTTCATGATTTCCTCCTCATCTGCTGCATAGAAACTCAGTAAAAATACCGATAGATGACGCCGATGGTGGTGGTCAGGTCAGCGCTGCCGAACTGGCCGCTGCCTTGTGTCACCTCAAGCATCAACTGATCAAGGCCAAAGACCGGCCCCACCAGACCGGCCCCATAGCTGAAGCCGGCCCCGGAGTTGCTGTTCCAGTCAAAGTCAGCCTCAGCAAATGGTTTCCAGTCACGGCTATAGTTGTCTTTCCAGGACTGCCCCAGAAACAGGCCTGCCCCTAAATGCCCAAAACTGGCCGGAATAAAAAACGCTGCAGCCGGACTGACAGTAACCGGCACAAGCGTTGCAGACCTGCTGCTGACGGTACCATCTGCCGCATAAGCGGTGTAGCCGCCAAACAGGCGCACCCCGTAATCAGGCCAGGCTCGGGCAAACTGATGTCTTACATCAAGATCCACTGACTGTCCCTGCCCCAGATAGTGCCTGCCCTGATCATGAAAACGTGCTGCAGCCAGTTCAAGGGAAAATGAATCTGCAGCACTCAACGTACCAAAGACCGTCAATCGCACACGATCACGGATGCCGCCGACAGAAAGCGCTGCAGTTTCACTGGCCCTGCCGTTCAGCTCCAGACCGGCTCCCAGCTGCAGATCACGCCAGGGTTGCCAGCTCCCTGCAAGCGAGGCCGTAACAAAGCTGTCCAGGCCGCCATCACGCCCCCCCAGCGTCAAGGCCAACTGCCCCCGCTCATGCTGGCGGGTAAGGGTCAGGCTGCCACTGAGATCATGGTCCGGCAAAGCACCCAGCACATTACTCTTCAACAGACTGAACTGCCGTTCGGTCAGCTCCGCCTTCAGACTGTAGCGGTTGCTGACCGGTTGCGCCAGCGCCAGCCGCGACTCTGCCCAGCCGACACCGGACTGATCCTGCAGTTTCAGCCCCGTAGCGAGATAACCGGGGCGGCGGCCGAACAGTTGCCGCACCTGGGTATCCACCAGAGCATCCTCACGGTTCAGTTGCAGACGCTGCCAGGCATGCTCCTGAGCCAGCGGGATAAAGCCGGAACGTTGCGCTGCCTCAATGGCGTCTCGATAGGGCAACTGTTCCAGCTTGCGGTCAAGCAGCTCTGCCATGGCAGCCCGGTCGTTTTCTTCCAGGGCCAGTCCCAGCCGGGCCCATTCAGGCCGGGCTACGGCCCGGACAAACTTCTTCCAGTACCAGAGCCGGGCCAGATCGGTCTGACCGCTAGTCATGGCCCAGCTGAGGATCAGTTCATTACCGGCATCATCCCGTTCCCCTTCTGCAATCTGCCTGATGCGGGCTGAAAGAGCGTCACCAGGAGCGAGATGCAGTAACAGCTGGGCCCGGGTTAAGTGCAGAAACCGGGCATCGGCAAGCGGCTGACCGTTACGCAGTTGCTGATGCAGCAGCCGGTAAGCCTGACGTCTGACCGTCCAGGCGGCCTCCTGCCGGCCGGCCTGTTCCAGAACATCGGCAAAAGAAGCCAGCCAGGCCGGGTCCGCCTGTCGCTGCGGTGCCAGGATCTGATAGTGCCGTAAGGCCCGGGGGGTATCGCCCAGCAGCAGCATGGCGGCAGCCAGCGGTTCGCGCAGGGCAGGTAATGCGTCAATCCTCGCCTCCCACTCGCGCACCAGCGGCCGCAATTCAGCCACCTGTTTCAGGTCCACCAGCATCCAGAGGTAGGCCGCAAGCAGGTCGGCATCACCTGCTGCCAGACGCGCCGCAACCCGTGCGGCCGTCAGGCTGGCGACAGGATTACCGGCCTGACGGTAAACCTGGGCCATGGCCATCCAGGAACGGGCATCACGGGCAAGCAGAGCACGCTCTTCAGCCCCCAGATTTTTCAGAAACAGGGCCAGTGCCTTGGCCTGGCCGCTACGCAGACCGGTATCGGCCATGGCATACCAGTACAGCGGGGTATGGAAACGCTGCCAGCCGGCCAGGGCATAGCCGTATGCCCGCCGGGGTTCCGATCCGCTGTACAGCTCCAGCAGGCGCTGGTAATCCACGGCAAGGGCCTGCCCCGTGGCAATCAGCTGCTCAGACGCCCTGGCTGAGGACGCTGTTTCCTGAACCGCCCAGGCCAGGTCCGCGTAGGTTCGCCAGAACATTGCAGCGCCCGACGGAGCGGTTGCAGCACCTTGTTTCAGTACCTGCCAGGCGCGTACCGTATCAGACTGACCATACCATAGCGTGGCCAGTTTCAACGATTCATCAGCGTCAAGCGGTTTGAGTTCAGCCCGTTTTTCCCATGCCTGTGCCGCATCTACCGGCCGCCCCAGCTGCTCGGCCAGCCGGGCCTGCTCCGTCAGGCGCCAGACCGGGTCAAAACTCCCCAGATCTCCTGAAACCAACAGTGCATACACATCCTGCGGCAGCCCCATCCCTTCGGCAACGGCAAGATATTCCCGCTGCAGGGCAGGATCCGCGTTCCCCTCACGGATTGCCTGCTCAAGCAGTTGTTTGCGCAGGGGAAACTCCTGCAGCCCGCGGGAGAGACGCAGCACAGACTGACGGGCCTCGTGACTCCCCTGCCGGGCCAGACAGAACCACTGTTCCAGGGCCAGATCGGGCCGTCCGGCCCACTCTGCCGTCTGGGCCGCCTTTTTTCTCCAGACCGGGTCGTTAGGCCGGGCCTTTACCGCACGCTGAGTAACCGCCAACGCCTCCTTGAGATTGCCGTTAGCCAGAAAAACCGTGTGGGCCAGTTCAAACAGCTCCTGCTCAAAGATGGCCCTGATCTCCGGGATAGAGTGCGGCGTCGGCTCGGTCAGGGCATGCACCCCGGTTGCCTGAGCAAGCAGCAGCCCGGCAGCAATCATTTTCACCGCAGCACTCTTCATGGTGTTGCTGCCCCGGACGGTTCGCCAGACGACAAGCCAAGGGCCCGCCGGACATACTTCTGGGCCAGGTCGGGACGATTTGCAGCCAGTGCAAGTCTGGTCAGATACAGCAGAGTCTGACGATCATGTGCCAGCCCTGCATCAAGGTGCCGCTCAGCTGCCGTCAGCGCCTCAGCCAGCAGGTTGCCCGATTGCAGTGTTCGCACCCCAGCCAGAAAATAGACCCGTTTCTGATTCAGCCCGGCGGCCTGCAACCCCTTAAAATACAGCTCTGCTGCGCCACGGTAGTCACCCTTGGCCAAGGCAGCGGAGGCCGCAGCCTCCACCGCCGGAGCTGTGCCCTGACCGGCAGCTGTCCCCAGCAGCGTCTCAAGCCGCTTCACTGTCTGCCGGTCACCAAGGGCACGGGCATCTGCCAGGTAGCGCACCAGCTCCTTCGGTGTGGCTCCGGCCTGCTTCAATTGTTCAATCTGGTCTGCATAGTCCTGCTGTGCCCGTTTCCAACCCGGCTCGCCGGTCAGCATCAGTTCCAATTGCTGCCGTCGCGCTTCATAGTACAGCTGCATGACGGTCTTCGCCTGCTCTCTGCTCAGCACACCTTGGCGGTGTTCCAGCGCCTTCAGCGCCTTTTCCGTACAACCTGCGGCCAGATAACTGCGCGCCAGAATGATGACCAGATTGGGATCTCCCGTACGCAGATGTACCAGCGCCTCAAGGTAGCGTTGCTGGGCCGGACTGGTCACATCCGGCGCCTCAAGCAGCCTCAGCAGGCTTTTTTCCGGATAGAGCACAACCAGCAGCAACAGCCCTGCCCCGACAAGTCCGGCAATGGCGGCCGGCCCGGCAAAGCGCTCACGCGGATTCTGCTGCTTATTGGCAGACCAGTTCCAGGCCATAGATCCCTGTTTTCAGCGGGAGGATAAGTTGTTCCGCATCCCGTTGTACTGCCGCGGGTCTACCATTGGAGTCCAGACGGCAACCGGTGGCGTGAGCAAAGGTCAGGTAGCCATCTGTCTGAGCTGTCACGGTCAGGCGCATACCACTGGCCGTCCAGTCAAAGCGGTCAATGCCGGCAGTTGCAGTTGCCAGCCAGCTCCGACCGGGACGATGCTCCGTCAGCTGCAGGAACGCCTCTCCGCCGGGCGCCAGATGGATGTAACGTTGATCATGGTGATCCGAGAAACCGATCACCCCGCGGCTGGCTTCCAGATCCGGGTAGCCGGCGCTCACCGGCAGACGCAACTGTCGCAGATCGCCGTTGTTACGGATCAACCAGCCGCTGCCGGAACGGGCAACCACGGTGCGGTTGAAATCCAGCACCTTGTTAACGTAGTCGGAGGTAAAAATCGCGTGGGGTTTCCGGGCCAGCACCCAGCCGTAGACATCCTCCAGGGCACGGCGTGAGGCCTCCTTGGTAACCGAATAGGTGTGATAGTAGAGGTTGATCGGCTTCAGCCTGCGGGGGGCATCGGTCAACCGGAAGGTCTCGATCACCCGGCGATAGCCGTAAAAGGGACCGGTCCAGAGATTGGTATAGACGTTTTCGTTCTGATTGGGGGCAAAAACCTGAAACCAGCCATTTTTTGCCACACCCAACGGTGCAACGGCCGTAAGCGACCTGTTTGATTCTGTTATTACCGTGTCGCCGCCATTAATATTGCCCAGCCCGGCACGATAGGTGGCAGCCAGCGCATCGCCCCCGGGCGCACAGTCGCCAGACCACTGAAGCAGGCGGGTTTTTTTGCCGGGAGGCAACAGGGTCTGATTGATAAAGGCCGCCGAACCGGCAATCTCTGATTCAAGCTGGAAACGGTACCCGGGAATCGGTAAATACTGGGCTGTGTAGCCCTGTTTGGCTACGTCGGTATTCTGCCAGTAAAAGGGATGGGAAAAGGTGTGGCTCCCCGCTTCAACCCAGGGCAGCGCAAAAATCTCACGGGCCTCAGCCTGCAATGCCGGGGCCTGCTGCGGGTTCAGGCCATGATCACCCAAGGTACTGGTGATCACGGAATAGGTGGTCGGTATCCGGTATTTTTTCAGGATACGCTCCCGCAGCTCGGTTACTGCCAGCGGTCCACCGGGGCGTTCAACCCTGCTCTCAAAACCGTCGGCATCAATGTGGGATAGTAGCAGGCGCACCCCGTTTTCGGTGGTGGTATCCGGTACGGGGCTGTTTTCAAGGCGCAAGGCCTTTCTGAAAAATTCAAAGGGGTTGATCACCCAGCGTTCACGTTCATTGATCAGCTCATTCAGCACGTAGGGTTCCAGGGCGTATCCCCCCCAGGAGGTTACCGCAACCGCCTCACTGGCCACCTGTTGGCCATCACCCACAGCCAGCAGCACCTCACTGCCGGGAAAACGAAGCGCCGGCGGTGCCCCGGACGGCATGACTGCCGTCTCAAATCCCATCAGAGCATCCTGCTGCATGACCTTAAGCCCTTTACCGGTGGTACGTCCGGCAAGCAGCGTCCCCCCCATCGCCTGGGCAAACTGCTGGGGCGGCACACCGAAACGATCCAGAAAGACCAGCGGCAGCTTGTGCTCCTTCTGGCGGACAAGCCATTGCAACAGGTTGCTCTTGCTGCCGGAACTGTCCGAGTTGGGCCAGACCACCACCCCGGCATAGCGCCCCGCAAGCTGACCTGCCGGTAACGGCTGGCGCATATCAACCAGCTCAACCTGATAGCCCAGATAGTTCAGCGGCATGACCACAAAACGCTGCAGGTTGGTGTAGATCGGATCTGCCCCTTCACTGCCGTCATACAGCCCCAGGATCTTGCGCGGCAGCACCTCTACGGTTCCTACCCCCAACGAAGCCAGATCCTTGTCGGTCACCCAGGGTATGAACCCGGCCTTCTTGATCTTCTCTGCGGTCGTGCGGGCCAGATCGCGCTCTGACGGAGCAACGTAGTCGATCACGATCACCGGAAGTCCTGCCTTGCGCACCTCGGCAAATTTTCCCAGCAGCCACTGGCGATCATCTTCGTTCACCTCACCATAGCTGCCGGTGGCGGGATCAAAGTTCCGGAAAAGCGATTCTGCAGCAACTGCAAAGGCGGCATCCTTGACACGCTCCAGCACCTCAAAACCGCGGTTCATGATCAAGCGGGCCTCGGGATGCCGCTTTTTGATGCTGCGGATAATCTCCACCAGCCCGGCCTCAAGGGCAGGATGCCGTTGTTTGTCCTGTACCAGTTGATAGGAGTCAAGCGTGTCCAGAAAAAACCCGCGATAACCGGCTGCCCAGAGCGGCTCAACGACCTGATCCAGAAAAAATGCCCGCCAGTCAGGATTGGCCAGGTCAACCAGCTTGCTTTTCCAGACCCGGTTTTCACCAAGCAACCAGTCCGGTTTGATCTGTTTGTAAAATTTTCGTTGGGGATCCGCTTCTCCGACACTAACATACGCAAACAGCTCGCTATGAGTATTCCGATAAGATTGCGGGGCATACCCGGCAGCATCAGGATCAACCACCACCAGATCAAAGGCCTGCAGTTCATCCAATGGCGGATTATCAGCATAGAAAAAGGCCACACTGAATTGACCGGGGGCTGCAACAGCAGCTGTCGCAGCCGGCGTGGTATACACCAGCAGCATCAGCAGAAGTATTGCAGACAGGCGTTGCATAGAAATAACCTCAGGATACTATTGATTGAATCGATTACTTTTAACACAAAGCAAACCTGTTGCAAACATTCAAGATCCTATTAATCCTGACAAGCTTTATTCTTGACACCAATCTTGATTTCTGTTAGTCATTTCCGCCTTTCGCAGCATAGCCTTATGTTTTAGATCGCTACTTGATGGAGCACGTGACGCATGGCAACCACCAAGCCCGTAAAGAAAACAACTCAGGAGCCTTCTGCGGCTTCCAAGAAGCCCGCTGCACCGGCACCTGCCAAGGCACCTTCCAAAGAAGCCGCCGAGACCGCACCGGTAAAATCCGAGGCAAAGCCTGCTGACAAAG
Above is a window of Trichlorobacter lovleyi SZ DNA encoding:
- a CDS encoding PelD GGDEF domain-containing protein: MSVLNGITSRFPQLSQWLETLVLTLLVPLLGCLLSKDDPFFVQSAFPWLWFGPLLVALRYGIAPALSSVSFLAVLWFALSLAGLLKGAFPLHFMLGGALLSLIAGQFSSVWTTRLRRSDQLSRHASERFQQLSRAYFMVRHSHDRLEQNLVSRPVTLRQAMMELRRLLVERGGEVSNELAGELMVILAHYCSLSSAAIYAVRRGVPDPVPLAQCGQGASYRPDDLLLRSALESGTTAYQAASRLGDGQHSSYLVAAPLRTSSGRMLGVLLVSDMPFMALHRETLQILGVLLAYAADHVEAATIAKRLIAVYPDCPTVFGAELVKMTRLRRDLDIVSTVVVINLQPGPRLDELCQVLERQQRGLDHGWRRDLGWCVQFVTLMPFTGPAALEGYQARLNEVLRKQFGMTLQSVGITIKYAVLSGDEPLIQLANLLTEDV
- a CDS encoding tetratricopeptide repeat protein, which produces MKSAAVKMIAAGLLLAQATGVHALTEPTPHSIPEIRAIFEQELFELAHTVFLANGNLKEALAVTQRAVKARPNDPVWRKKAAQTAEWAGRPDLALEQWFCLARQGSHEARQSVLRLSRGLQEFPLRKQLLEQAIREGNADPALQREYLAVAEGMGLPQDVYALLVSGDLGSFDPVWRLTEQARLAEQLGRPVDAAQAWEKRAELKPLDADESLKLATLWYGQSDTVRAWQVLKQGAATAPSGAAMFWRTYADLAWAVQETASSARASEQLIATGQALAVDYQRLLELYSGSEPRRAYGYALAGWQRFHTPLYWYAMADTGLRSGQAKALALFLKNLGAEERALLARDARSWMAMAQVYRQAGNPVASLTAARVAARLAAGDADLLAAYLWMLVDLKQVAELRPLVREWEARIDALPALREPLAAAMLLLGDTPRALRHYQILAPQRQADPAWLASFADVLEQAGRQEAAWTVRRQAYRLLHQQLRNGQPLADARFLHLTRAQLLLHLAPGDALSARIRQIAEGERDDAGNELILSWAMTSGQTDLARLWYWKKFVRAVARPEWARLGLALEENDRAAMAELLDRKLEQLPYRDAIEAAQRSGFIPLAQEHAWQRLQLNREDALVDTQVRQLFGRRPGYLATGLKLQDQSGVGWAESRLALAQPVSNRYSLKAELTERQFSLLKSNVLGALPDHDLSGSLTLTRQHERGQLALTLGGRDGGLDSFVTASLAGSWQPWRDLQLGAGLELNGRASETAALSVGGIRDRVRLTVFGTLSAADSFSLELAAARFHDQGRHYLGQGQSVDLDVRHQFARAWPDYGVRLFGGYTAYAADGTVSSRSATLVPVTVSPAAAFFIPASFGHLGAGLFLGQSWKDNYSRDWKPFAEADFDWNSNSGAGFSYGAGLVGPVFGLDQLMLEVTQGSGQFGSADLTTTIGVIYRYFY
- a CDS encoding bifunctional glycoside hydrolase 114/ polysaccharide deacetylase family protein, which codes for MQRLSAILLLMLLVYTTPAATAAVAAPGQFSVAFFYADNPPLDELQAFDLVVVDPDAAGYAPQSYRNTHSELFAYVSVGEADPQRKFYKQIKPDWLLGENRVWKSKLVDLANPDWRAFFLDQVVEPLWAAGYRGFFLDTLDSYQLVQDKQRHPALEAGLVEIIRSIKKRHPEARLIMNRGFEVLERVKDAAFAVAAESLFRNFDPATGSYGEVNEDDRQWLLGKFAEVRKAGLPVIVIDYVAPSERDLARTTAEKIKKAGFIPWVTDKDLASLGVGTVEVLPRKILGLYDGSEGADPIYTNLQRFVVMPLNYLGYQVELVDMRQPLPAGQLAGRYAGVVVWPNSDSSGSKSNLLQWLVRQKEHKLPLVFLDRFGVPPQQFAQAMGGTLLAGRTTGKGLKVMQQDALMGFETAVMPSGAPPALRFPGSEVLLAVGDGQQVASEAVAVTSWGGYALEPYVLNELINERERWVINPFEFFRKALRLENSPVPDTTTENGVRLLLSHIDADGFESRVERPGGPLAVTELRERILKKYRIPTTYSVITSTLGDHGLNPQQAPALQAEAREIFALPWVEAGSHTFSHPFYWQNTDVAKQGYTAQYLPIPGYRFQLESEIAGSAAFINQTLLPPGKKTRLLQWSGDCAPGGDALAATYRAGLGNINGGDTVITESNRSLTAVAPLGVAKNGWFQVFAPNQNENVYTNLWTGPFYGYRRVIETFRLTDAPRRLKPINLYYHTYSVTKEASRRALEDVYGWVLARKPHAIFTSDYVNKVLDFNRTVVARSGSGWLIRNNGDLRQLRLPVSAGYPDLEASRGVIGFSDHHDQRYIHLAPGGEAFLQLTEHRPGRSWLATATAGIDRFDWTASGMRLTVTAQTDGYLTFAHATGCRLDSNGRPAAVQRDAEQLILPLKTGIYGLELVCQ